One part of the Arabidopsis thaliana chromosome 1 sequence genome encodes these proteins:
- a CDS encoding Major facilitator superfamily protein (Major facilitator superfamily protein; FUNCTIONS IN: transporter activity; INVOLVED IN: oligopeptide transport; LOCATED IN: membrane; EXPRESSED IN: 19 plant structures; EXPRESSED DURING: 9 growth stages; CONTAINS InterPro DOMAIN/s: PTR2 family proton/oligopeptide symporter, conserved site (InterPro:IPR018456), Oligopeptide transporter (InterPro:IPR000109), Major facilitator superfamily, general substrate transporter (InterPro:IPR016196); BEST Arabidopsis thaliana protein match is: Major facilitator superfamily protein (TAIR:AT1G22570.1); Has 7743 Blast hits to 7641 proteins in 1463 species: Archae - 0; Bacteria - 4037; Metazoa - 494; Fungi - 461; Plants - 2187; Viruses - 0; Other Eukaryotes - 564 (source: NCBI BLink).) gives MAIAEEEAALIEDSVSDSVDHRGLPAGKSSTGGWRSAWYIIGVEVGERFAYFGIGSNLITYLTGPLGQSTATAAVNVNTWSGTASILPVLGAFIADAYLGRYRTIVVASLIYILGLGLLTLSSILILMGLSEQRQHNRNASAKPFFWVNILFFCSLYLVAIGQGGHKPCVQAFGADQFDVGDPKERISRGSFFNWWFLSLSAGITLSIIVVVYVQDNVNWALGFGIPCLFMVMALALFLFGRKTYRYPRGDREGKNNAFARIGRVFLVAFKNRKLKLTHSGQLEVGSYKKCKGQLEFLAKALLPGEGGVEPCSSRDVEDAMALVRLIPIWITSVVSTIPYAQYATFFTKQGVTVDRKILPGFEIPPASFQALIGLSIFISVPTYERVFLPLARLITKKPSGITMLQRIGAGMVLSSLNMVVAALVEMKRLETAKEHGLVDRPDATIPMSIWWFVPQYLLLGMIDVFSLVGTQEFFYDQVPTELRSIGLALSLSAMGLASFLSGFLITVINWATGKNGGDSWFNTNLNRAHVDYFYWLLAAFTAIGFLAFLLLSRLYVYRRVDQV, from the exons ATGGCGATAgccgaagaagaagctgcACTTATAGAAGATTCCGTCAGCGACTCCGTTGACCACCGTGGACTTCCTGCCGGAAAATCTTCCACCGGCGGATGGAGATCCGCCTGGTACATTATAG GTGTGGAAGTTGGAGAAAGATTTGCTTACTTTGGGATTGGTTCCAACTTAATTACTTACCTCACCGGACCTCTCGGACAATCAACAGCCACCGCCGCCGTGAACGTGAACACATGGTCAGGAACCGCCTCGATACTTCCTGTTTTAGGAGCTTTCATTGCAGATGCTTATCTTGGTCGTTACCGTACCATTGTTGTTGCTTCCCTCATCTACATACTT GGACTAGGACTATTGACCTTATCCTCTATCTTAATCCTAATGGGATTATCGGAGCAACGTCAACATAACCGCAACGCTTCTGCTAAACCGTTTTTTTGGGTgaatatattattcttttgttctctGTATTTGGTGGCGATCGGACAAGGCGGACACAAGCCATGTGTTCAAGCTTTTGGTGCTGACCAGTTTGATGTGGGAGATCCAAAGGAGAGAATAAGTAGAGGATCGTTTTTCAATTGGTGGTTCTTGAGTTTATCCGCGGGAATAACTTTGTCGATTATTGTGGTGGTTTACGTTCAAGACAATGTTAATTGGGCTCTTGGGTTTGGTATCCCTTGTTTGTTCATGGTCATGGCTCttgctctcttcttgtttGGAAGAAAAACTTATAGATATCCAAGAGGAGATCGCGAGGGGAAGAATAACGCTTTTGCGAGGATCGGTAGAGTTTTCTTGGTGGCGTTCAAGAATCGGAAACTGAAGTTAACACATTCAGGTCAGTTGGAAGTTGGTTCGTACAAGAAATGTAAAGGACAACTTGA GTTCCTAGCAAAAGCGTTGCTACCAGGAGAAGGAGGTGTAGAGCCATGTAGTAGTAGGGACGTGGAAGACGCGATGGCTTTGGTTAGGCTTATTCCGATATGGATCACATCAGTAGTGAGCACGATTCCTTACGCTCAATATGCTACTTTCTTCACAAAACAAGGCGTTACGGTGGACAGAAAAATCTTGCCGGGTTTCGAGATCCCTCCGGCTTCTTTTCAAGCACTCATCGGTTTATCGATTTTCATCTCAGTTCCAACTTATGAGCGTGTTTTCCTTCCGTTAGCTAGATTGATTACCAAAAAGCCTTCAGGGATCACAATGCTACAAAGAATAGGAGCTGGAATGGTGCTCTCCAGCTTAAATATGGTGGTTGCAGCGTTAGTAGAAATGAAACGGCTCGAGACGGCTAAAGAACATGGGCTTGTGGATAGACCGGACGCAACCATCCCAATGTCCATATGGTGGTTCGTTCCTCAGTATTTACTACTTGGGATGATCGATGTATTCTCACTAGTGGGGACACAAGAATTCTTCTACGACCAGGTCCCCACGGAGCTAAGGAGTATTGGTCTTGCACTTTCTTTGAGTGCGATGGGTCTTGCGAGCTTCTTGAGCGGTTTTCTAATCACTGTGATTAATTGGGCTACCGGGAAAAATGGCGGCGATAGCTGGTTCAATACTAACCTGAACAGAGCCCATGTCGATTATTTTTACTGGTTGCTTGCTGCTTTCACTGCCATTGGGTTCTTGGCGTTTTTGTTATTATCCAGGCTGTATGTGTATCGCCGTGTAGATCAagtctaa